The following proteins are encoded in a genomic region of Gloeomargarita sp. SKYB120:
- a CDS encoding FAD-dependent oxidoreductase, which yields MQPSPEAHHPLSRRQLLKLFGVGGLGTLVGYSRFVKPQPTVWQPDPPTLPWRLTQPRRVTVIGGGLAGLACAYELSRRGFQVTLLERAPQLGGKIASWPVKVNGVTLQMEHGFHGFFPQYYNLNQLVRELGCDDHFVFLDSYAVVYRHGYAAEVFRPRRSAFPWNIVDLAVASPNRWRWGLNLASPAHWAVFREITGFDPVGSYQRLDHLSVLEWAGDDFPRGLFDLYFLPFAKSSLNAPDVLSAGELMQFFHFYFFGNPEGLAFRGTRQDMRRSLVEPIAARIRANGGTIKTGVTVTALHWRDGEIAGLTVQSGGQGGTAPFWVTANPVLPPGFYGAGDAVYRVQGKDALCLTCPHQGCTVQVQPDGSYRCPCHGAEFTAQGEVVKGPATRNLRKFTVLAQSDQGVQLVASQASPAAEEFLQSEDYVLATDVPGAQQILRLSQGDPHPDVVRQIEGLAVADPFAVVRFWLDRDFEWPYSYFTSLSGYRLTDSITLYHRIQDDYKAWAQATGGSVVELHAYCYKEKDFPTQEALLTTFEQELYEIVPALRGATILHRELVNQKNFSGFPPGSYANRPTSATPVPNLFFAGDWVKMPFPCALMERAVSSGFLAANEILHRQGLQRRPLYSVHPRGWLANLTLT from the coding sequence ATGCAGCCATCGCCGGAAGCGCATCACCCCCTATCCCGCCGTCAGTTGCTTAAGCTGTTCGGGGTCGGAGGATTGGGGACGCTAGTGGGATACTCCCGCTTTGTCAAACCTCAGCCCACCGTCTGGCAGCCGGACCCGCCGACGTTGCCCTGGCGGTTAACCCAACCCCGGCGCGTGACCGTGATCGGTGGAGGGCTGGCTGGTCTGGCCTGCGCCTATGAATTGAGCCGGCGGGGGTTTCAGGTGACGCTGTTGGAACGGGCGCCCCAGTTGGGGGGCAAAATTGCTAGCTGGCCGGTGAAAGTCAACGGCGTTACGTTGCAGATGGAGCACGGCTTCCACGGCTTTTTCCCCCAGTACTACAATCTCAACCAACTGGTGCGGGAACTGGGGTGCGATGACCACTTCGTGTTTCTGGACTCCTACGCAGTGGTCTACCGGCATGGGTACGCAGCCGAGGTGTTTCGCCCCCGTCGCTCGGCGTTTCCCTGGAACATTGTGGACCTGGCGGTGGCTTCCCCAAACCGCTGGCGCTGGGGCTTGAATTTGGCCAGCCCGGCCCACTGGGCGGTGTTTCGAGAAATTACCGGCTTTGACCCGGTGGGGAGCTACCAGCGCCTGGACCATCTCTCGGTGCTGGAATGGGCGGGGGACGACTTCCCACGTGGGTTGTTTGACCTGTACTTTTTACCCTTTGCCAAATCCAGCCTGAACGCTCCCGACGTGCTCAGCGCTGGTGAACTCATGCAGTTTTTCCACTTCTATTTCTTTGGCAATCCCGAGGGCTTGGCGTTTCGAGGCACTCGCCAGGATATGCGCCGCTCCCTGGTTGAACCGATTGCCGCGCGGATTCGGGCCAACGGCGGAACCATCAAAACGGGGGTCACGGTGACGGCACTGCACTGGCGCGATGGGGAAATTGCAGGGTTAACCGTGCAGTCGGGGGGTCAAGGTGGCACGGCGCCTTTTTGGGTCACCGCCAACCCTGTGTTGCCCCCTGGGTTTTACGGGGCGGGAGATGCGGTCTATCGGGTGCAGGGGAAGGATGCCCTGTGTCTCACTTGTCCCCACCAGGGCTGTACGGTGCAGGTCCAACCGGACGGAAGTTATCGCTGTCCCTGTCACGGGGCGGAATTTACCGCCCAAGGGGAGGTCGTCAAAGGCCCGGCGACGCGCAACCTCCGTAAATTCACCGTCCTGGCCCAGTCCGACCAGGGGGTGCAACTGGTAGCGTCCCAGGCATCCCCAGCGGCGGAGGAATTTCTCCAGTCCGAGGACTATGTTCTGGCCACCGACGTTCCAGGGGCGCAGCAAATCCTCCGCTTGAGCCAAGGAGACCCCCATCCCGACGTGGTGCGCCAGATTGAAGGGTTAGCGGTGGCCGACCCCTTCGCGGTGGTGCGCTTTTGGCTCGACCGGGATTTCGAGTGGCCCTATAGCTACTTCACGTCCCTGTCGGGCTACCGCCTGACCGACAGCATCACCCTGTACCACCGGATTCAGGACGACTACAAAGCTTGGGCGCAAGCGACCGGCGGGAGCGTGGTGGAGTTGCACGCCTACTGCTACAAGGAAAAGGACTTCCCGACCCAGGAAGCGCTTCTGACCACCTTTGAGCAGGAATTGTACGAGATTGTGCCGGCGCTGCGGGGCGCGACCATCCTCCACCGGGAACTGGTGAATCAAAAGAATTTCTCCGGTTTTCCCCCAGGCAGCTACGCCAACCGGCCTACAAGCGCGACCCCTGTCCCCAACCTGTTTTTTGCCGGCGATTGGGTGAAGATGCCTTTTCCCTGCGCCCTGATGGAACGGGCCGTCAGCAGTGGGTTTTTAGCCGCCAACGAAATCCTGCACCGCCAGGGCCTGCAACGGCGACCCTTGTACTCAGTCCACCCGCGCGGCTGGCTGGCTAATTTAACCCTAACTTAA